The Candidatus Woesearchaeota archaeon genomic interval CTTCTTGGAATTACTTCTTTTTTACAAAAAGGACAATAAAATTCTTTAGACTCAGGCGGAATTGAATCAACATGAATAGAATTATTATTTTGATCCAATGCTTTGACTACCTGACGAGATTTCATTTATTTTAAAAAAAAATAAGAAAAAAATTAAAAATCTTCAGGCTCATAATATTCCTTAGGATGTTTACATGCAGGACAAACATTAGGAGGTTCTGTACCATTGTGAACAAACCCACATTTTGAACATTTCCAATTAATAGGTTCCGATCTTTTAAAAACAGAATCATTTTCGAGCAAAGTTAGAAGTCTTTTGTATCTGTTACTATGTTCTTTTTCAACTTTAGCAATAGATCTAAATAATGCTGCAGCGTCCATATTTCCTTCTTCTTCTGCTTCTTTTGCAAAAGTAGGATACATCTCATCAGTCTCGTAATCTTCACCTTCGATTGCTGCTTTTAAATTTTCTTTTGTTGAATTAATTCCGTTTAGAAGTTTGAATTCATCTTTTGCATGTTGAACCTCATTCATTGCAGTTTCTTCAAAAATTTTTGCAATATAATGATAACCTTCTTTTCTTGCAATCTTAGCAAAATAAGTATATTTGTTTCTAGCTTGACTTTCACCAGCAAATGCTGCTTTTAAATTTTCTTCAGTTTTAGACATAATAATCACCTTTTTTACTGACCATAAATTTTAGACTTCCAGGAAATTTAGTCAGTTTAAATATTAGAATTATAAAATAAATGAATCGATATAAATGTTTTGGTCAAAATTATCTTTTATTTAAGAAGTTATCAATCATATGAGGAAAAAGTTTTGCTTCTGCTTTTCTTAAGTTTTCTTGAAACGTTCGTCGCTTAATGTTTTTATTTTTGGCAATGTCTTGAAGCTTAACTGTTCTAGGCCATTTGTAGTAACCACCATCAAACGCAGATGTTAACGCAGTTAATTGTTTTTGAGTTAATGAATACTCAACAGACGGTTCATCAAAATCTTTCACACTCATAACTTTAACTTCCCCAATAGAACTAAGTTCAGATAAAAGTTTAATAGAATCTTTTGGTTTTTCGCTTGCAAGCGTATGAATTTCTAAAGCTTTTTCTTGAACGATTGGACCAATAGGAAAACAATCATTTTTCAGAACAGAATCATATGAACTCGTAGGACTTTGAAATTGAATAAAAACATAAGATTTATTTCCAAATTGTTTGAATATTTTACATTTATTTATCGAAGGAATTGTTTTTAAATACTCAAGATAATCAATCATTTCAGTTTGAGTGTCTGCTGCTATTTTAAAAAAAGAATTAACTAAAGTTCCTTTATCAGATTTATTTTGAATACCAATAGCACCTAATTCAACCATAGAAATATGTGGAAAATTCTCAGTACTAAAGCTTCCCCAACAATCATGATGGTAAACACCCACTTTAATTTGTTTCATAAAATACCTCAATTATTTTATCATTTATAAGCTTTTCGGTTTTTACCACTTAGCAGGAGTTAACTTGCCAAATGTCATTAAAGTCACTTAAAACTAGGTTTGTCCCTGAAAGGGATGAAGATTTATCCAAACGTAACAGAATCAGACAAAGAAATACAATCCAGTTTTATTCCTCGGCCCGCAGATTGGACTTTAACTTTAGATGACTTAGAAGAACGAGTTGATGGAATTCGAGCACTAAAACATATGGACATAGAATTTGCACCTAATGACTTAATAGATACTGGATTCTCACAATATCCTTGCGAACATAATTGTCCAAGATGTTTTAATAAAGATGAAGTTTATTCAGACTCTAAAAAATTACTGAAACACGACGAAGTGCTTTTTGTGTTGAAAGATGCGCAAGAAATTGGTCTTGAGTCTGTGAAATTTTTGGGTCCGGGAGAATTTTTAGAAAATCCTGAAATGTTTTTGATATTGGACAAATTAAGTGAAATGGGATTGAATATTTCTATTTTTACCAAAGGTGCGGAACTAGCAGATGATTCATTATCTCAAAAATATCAAGGAATTAATTCTCGCGAGTTAGTTGAGAGATTAACAAGTTATGATATTGTACGAATAATATTAGGATGTGATACGTTTGATTCAGAATTACAACAAAGATTAATTGGAACAAAAATTAAAGACTATGCATTGAAACGCAACATTGCTATTGAACGTTTAGTTGACGCAGGACTTACAAAAGACTTACAAAGATTAACATTTGTGTCTACCGGACTTGATCCTGAATATGTAGATTGCGCAGTTGAAGTTTATTTATGGGCAGCTAAACGAAATATTCCTACAATTACTGCGCCAAGCATGGACTCGGGAAAAGGAAAACGATTAACCAAACAACTAACTTCATACAAAGGATTGAATAACGTTGTTAATTTTTATGTTCAAATCTATAAAGCTGCAATTGATAATGGTTTTATGACCTTGAATCAAATTCGCCAAGAAGGAGTATCCCCTTACGCCGCATCGGCACCTTGTAATCAAGTATCAGGAGGACTTTATTTACGCTTAAATGGAGATGTACAACTTTGTCCTGGTCGACGAGATGCATCAACAATTTATGGTAACACTCATGATACCTCCATTCGAGAAATATGGGTTAATAGTCCTAATTATAAAATGGGACCTAAATTTAATAATTGGTGCCCAGCAAAAACAAGAATATTAACTAATTCAGTTAGAGAAAAAATACTCGATGAACTCACAGATCAAACTCTCTGAACTCACAGATCAAACTCTTCAATGAAACCAATTATTGTTTTGTATTTTTCTAAGTATTTGAAACCCGAGTCGGTTAATGTTATGAATTTTTTACCCTTTTTATCCTCAGATTCACGAATGAGTTGTTTATTAATAAGTTCGGAATAGTATTCTGCAAATCTTTGAGAAGATAAATTAGAATATCTCAAGAGAGGAGTTGGTTTAATATTATTTTTATTATTCCTAACAGTATTTAATATGTCATAAATAACCTCCAACCTATCTCTTTTCTTACTCATCTTATCCACTTAAATAATTTATGAATTAATACTATGAAAACTACTAATGAAAATATTTGAAACAATAATGTAATATCAAACGGTAAAATTCTTTTTGGACTTAGCACAAATAAATTAATTAACCAAAATAATGAAATCAAAACGTAAATGGCTTTTGCAGAATAATTTTTCTTTTTAGTATCAGAAATATTTGCAACTATCACAAACAGTAACAAAGGTAATTGAACCAATGCAATAATCATAGGCGCATGCGTAAATAATGAAATTACTGCGACCAATACAGAAACAGAATAAGCCACAATCAAAAAAGAATTATACTTAAATTTTTTCCAATTAGTACTATACACCAAATAAAATATAGCTAAAGTACTAAAAAACGCAGTTAGTGTTAAAACAATAGGTCCAAAAAATCTCGGACGAATAAATAAATCTAAAGTTATTATGCTTAATTGAATGCCATGAAAAATAAATCTGGTTAAGTATGCTGCACCGAATAACAAAAAAGAATTACGGAAATACTCAATTCCCCTGTGTTTAGTTAACACATACATTTCTTTAGTTTTAAAATAAACAAGAAGACATAAAAATACAATTATTAGCGTATAAACTAAATCAATACCAAAATGCAATGGATTAAATAAATGATGCGGGGGCATTATTATCACCTTATATTCATAACAAATATTTAAAATTATAGATAACTTTTTTAAAAAATTAAATTATTAATTATATTATACAAATTATCTCAAAGAGAACTTTGAATTCAATATTATTGAAGACTTGTTTTCTTACAAGAGATAATTATTCGAAGTTAGCTATATAAATAAAATGGACTTAAGATGCACATTTTACCTTCTTCTCACTTATAAAACATGCAAGTCTTAGTTAGCTTAACACAAATTGGAGGTGTTAGACAAAATGAAAAAAATAGCAATATTGGGAATTTTAGCATTACTTGTTGTAAGCGTAGTTGCAGCAAGCGCATACGCATTCCCGTTCGGACAAAAAACTATGCAAAATACAGAATTACAAAATGCACTCGATACTGGAGACTACACCACATACTTGGACAGTTTTGAAGAAAGTGATCTACCTTTCATGAAATATAAACTTACAGAAGACCAGTTCAATGAACGAGTTGTAAAACACGAACAAAGAGATGACCACAGAGAACAAGTAAAAGCTGCAGTTGAATCTGGAGATTATGAAACTTGGAACTCCCTTGTAATTGAAAAAAACCCAGAAATGGCTGAAAAAATTACATCAGATAACTTTGACAAATTACAAGAATTACATGAACTAAAAGAACAAGCAAGAGAACTTGCAGAAGAACTTGGACTTGATGAACTTGAAGGCCCACACAGAATGAATAAAGGACTTGAACAAGGACAAAACGGACAAAACCAAATGGGACAGAACCAAATGGGACAAGGTCAAAAAGGACAAGGCATGCGTCAAGGACTTGGACAAGCAAATCATAAAGGTCAATGCGGAATGCAAAATTAAATTTTTTTATTTTTAATTTTTAAATTACTTTTTCTAAAATATACACTTAAAATCCATTTAGTTTATAAATAATAATATATTAAATTATACAATCATCAAATCATACAATCAAGAAAAATGGTTAAATCTAAAAAAAGAAATACAAATGAAGTACTCTTAAAATTAGATAGTGTTTCAAAAATTTATCAAATGGGAGAATTCCAAGTACCCGCATTAAAAAGTGTTTCTTTAGAAATAAAAAAAGGAGAATTCGTAGCAATTATTGGCGCATCAGGCAGTGGAAAATCAACCATGATGAATCTTATAGGTTGTTTGGACATACCCACAAAAGGATTAATTAATTTAAAGAATCAAAACATAACTAAATTAAGTGAATCAAACTTAGCAACACTAAGAGGTAAAACAATAGGATTTATTTTTCAACAATACAACTTAATTCAATCAATGACTGCGTTTGAAAATGTTATGCTTCCTTTAGAATTTCTTGAATATGAGGATTCAATTGCAGCAAAAAAAACAAGAGACATTCTCAAATTAGTAGGATTATCAGATAAAGCTCACCATTTACCCTCCCAATTATCAGGCGGCCAACAACAAAGAGTGTCTATTGCAAGAAGTTTAGTTGGAGATCCCGAAATAATTTTAGCAGATGAGCCAACAGGAGCACTCGATAGCAAAACAGGAAAAGAAATACTAGAATTATTAAAAAAATTATGGAAAGAAGAACAAAAAACAATAATTTTAGTAACACATGATATGAATTTAGCAAAATATGCTCATAAAATTGTCGAACTTAAAGACGGCGAAATAATTAAAATTCACAATCGAGAGGTAAAAAAATGAAAACAACAAAACCTTATCTATTAACTATTTTTATCACACTAATTTTATTGATGTTAGTTTCACTAGTTACATCAAGTTTATCTGATTCACAATCAATCTCGATAAGTTTAGTTAATCAAGATCCAGATCCGGCAATCGCAGGAGACACAGTTGAATTAAGATTTGGAATTGCAAATACTGGAGGCATTGTTGCAAGTAATTTAATTACAGAACTTGAGATTGAATATCCTTTTAGTTTAGTTTCAGGACAAACATACTTACAAAATGTTGGAACAGTAAATCCTTATCAGTTGGAAGAAAATATAAAAATTGTAAAATATAAACTTAAAATTGATCAAACAGTTGCAGCAGGAACATATGAAATTAAAATTAAATATTATGAACAAGGCTCAACAATTAAAAAACAAAAAACATTCAATGTTGAAATTAAAAATCAAGAAAATGCAGAAATAATACATATAGATCAAACAACATTAATTCCAGGAAAACAAACCACCCTAAAATTTACAATAAATAATGTTGGAAATGCCCCTCTTAAAAATATTAGATTCTACTGGCAAAATTCAGACGAAATAGTACTTCCTGTTGGAAGCGATAACACCAAATACATCAAATATTTAGAAATGGGAGAAAGCAAAGACTTAGAATATCAAGTAATAGCAGACACAAATGCAGCCCCCGGACTTTATAGTTTAGATTTATACTTAACTTATGATGACCCAATAACAAATGAACAAACAAACACATCAACAATTGCAGGAATATATGTTGGAGGAGAAACTGACTTTGAGGTTTCATTTTCAGAAAAAACCGGAATGGAAACTGCATTTAGTATATCCAATATAGGAAGCAATCCTGCAGCCTCCGTTTCTATTTTAATTCCAGAACAAAAAAATTGGAAAATAACTGGAGCTAATTCTGCGATAATCGGCAACTTAAACAAAGGAGATTATACTGTTGCAAGTTTTTCATTAGAACAAGATTTAAATCAAAAAATCAAACCGTTTCAAAAAAATAATCAAACAGAATCTGGCGAAAATACAATAATAATTCAAGTAGCATACACGGATACAATGGGAGAACGAAAAATTGTTGAAAAAGAAGTTGCATTAAATGCAGCAATAAATCAAGCTAACGAAGAATTGATGCAACAAAGATCAAACATGAGAAAACAAAACCAAGGATTTTTTGCAAAATATAAATGGCACATAATAGGCTCCGCATTAATAATTTTATTAGGAATTATTTATTCAAAATACAAAACAAAAAAATTAGAAAATCCAAATTTTAACATCATAAACTTATTTAAAAAATAAAAAAATAAGTTGGATGAAAATGAGTTGGATAATAAAAAAAAGTTAATGAAAACAAATGAAGCCACTTAAAAGTTTTAAACATGCACTAAAAATGGTGCTTAACAGCCAATTGCGAAGTTGGTTAACAATAGTTGGAATTGTCATAGGTGTTGCTGCAGTAATTGCAATAGTTTCAATTGGGGAAGGAATGCAAGCATCATTAGAGGCACAAATGGGCTCGTTAGGCGGAGATTTATTAACACTAACCGCAGGCAACTCTAAAGGTTCGCGTATGTTTGGACACGGAGGAGGATCAAGTTCTGTCGCCACTGCAACTACTGAAAAAATAGTGATAAGTAGAACTGATTTGCAAGCACTTAAAGGAATTCCAAATATAGAATTTATAGACACCCAAATAAGGGGAAATGTTGATGTTTCATATTTAGGGAAAACAGGAACTGTTTCTTTGAGCGGAGTTGAACAAAAAACTTGGTCAGACATAACAACAGTAGAAATAAACGAAGGAAGATTTCTTGACAGTGCAGATCAAAATGTAATAATAATTGGAGGTCGACTTGCAAGTTCATTTTTTGATCATCCCATTGGAATTAACAAAATGTTAACAATTGAAAACAGCGCATTTCGAGTTGTCGGGATAATAGATGATTCTAGTACAAACATATATCTACCCATACAAATGGCATATCAAGTTTTAGAAAATAAAGAACAAGATATTTATGATTCAATAATTATGAAAGTCAAAGATGAAGATCAACTTGATTTTACAATCGCAAAAATAGAAAAAAAATTAATGACTGTGCGACACGTAAACAACAAAACAAAAGACTTCACAATATCCTCAAGTAAACAACTGATGGAAACAAGATCTGAAATGATGAATTCCATGAACTTGTTTTTATTGGCAATTGCCGCAGTATCCTTAATAGTTGGAGCAGTTGGAATTGCAAATACAATGTTTACCTCAGTTTTAGAAAAAACAAAAGAAATAGGCATCATGAAAGCCATAGGTGCAAAAAATAGAGACATACTTTTTATTTTTATTTTAAATGCCGCACTCATTGGACTCGTCGGAGGAATTTTAGGAATCTTTTTTGGAATAATACTCTCAGAAGCCATGAATATGATGATTGGGGCTTCTATGCGAATGCTAAAAGGAGGAACAATAGTATCACTTAACTCAATAATTATGGCAATAAGTGTATCTGTAAGTGTTGGATTAATTGCAGGAATTATACCTGCTTACAAAGCATCAAAACTAAAACCAGTAGATGCGCTGAGATATGAATAGAGATATACTTAAAATAAAATAATTATCATCATCACTCCACACATATTTTATTTAATTTATTAGCTTTATCAGTAAATACCCTCTCAATTCTTTTTATTCCTGTCCTGTCAAGAACTATTCGAAACCGCCTATACGCAGGAATTTTTTGTGCAGTGTACTTAATAATTAAATTAAGATGATATGTTTTACCACTTTTAACAGAATTAAATGAATTCCCGTTTAAAACAAATACATCTTTTTGCGGATCATCCATCTTACCCAAAAATTTCGAAATATTAAATCTTAAAACATCATTAATACCTTGAATTGCATTACTCCTATAAATCTTTTTAAACTTTTTAGAAAATAAATTTGTGAATTTTTTGTAAGTGAATACTGTTTCACCCCTATAAAAATGTTCAACATCATTAACATGAAAATTATCCCTAAGTTTTTTAATAGTTTTTGGAATGTCCTTTCCCCTAATGAACGAAAAAAATTCTTTACAACTACCAATTTTAATCTCAGGACTAGAAAAAATACTCATCTCATAATCAAAATATTTTTTTAACAAAATATTCTTCAAATATTGTTTTAGTGCATCATTAATTCTATCTTTAAAAACATAACTAATAACTAAAGATAAAAAGAAAAAAGTAGTAAAATTTCCAAAATGAAATTGAGTGATGAATGCAATTCCCGTTGCAAAAAACATTGATGCAGCAGCAGCCAAACCAAATGCTGCATGCTCAGCAAAACGTCCTGCTTTTTTAGTATCAGTATCAAGACAAAGCACATTTTGAAAAAACTTTTTTAAAATACCCATGCGAAAAATAAAATGTTCATTGTCAATATTATTTTTAGGCACTGAATAATAATTATTCTTCATTCGATATGCTACTTCACAACGTATAACTCCCCTTAATTGTTTTTTGAAGAATAAAAAACACTTCGTGAAAACGAATTAATTGATGCTTGGATTACCTCAGCAGGATTTGATTCCTACGGAAATTCTAACGGAACAATATACAAAGGCAAAACGCCATTATTTGATCAAAAAACTGGACTGATGCAAGATAGATATGAATATATCAGACAAACAAATCCAGATAACCCTTGGAAAGAATAAATACTTATTCAAAATAAGATTCTATAAACGTTCTTCTTAATATTTGTTGATATGGCCTTAATGAATCCCAACCAGAAACCCAACCACCAGTTAATCTTGGACGACGCTCAAAAAATAAATGCAAAGCATTTTCTGCAGACTCTACAACTTTAACTAAATTAGCCAATATTGCAGGATCCAGTTCACGTAATTTTTTTGCAGTTTCCCCACTAGGATCCACTGAAAAATAATCCAAACCAGAATTACCACACTCATTTTCAAAAGTAAAAATAAACTTTCTTCTTCTGTCCCACTCATAGAAAATAGGATTAATAACTTTTTCTTGCGCAGCATATGCTACCCCATCACCCGAAGGAATATCATCCCTAATATCTAGTTCAGCAGCCAATTTATCGTTTAAATCATCAACTATTTTCTCACCCAAATAGTCAGGAGGATAAAATAAATGAGACGTTCCAAAATCAGTTACAAAAAAACCACCATTCAAACCAATATGAAATTCATCTAAAAAATGATTGTGAGCATAATTAACTTCGCATTTTGCAATTGCAGCATAAATTTTTGCACCACTCTCAATTACAACTCGCATACCTGCAGAATAATTATTACATAGCAGTGCCAAATCCAATAAAGAAAAATGCTCAGGAGGTAACACATCTTCTGCAAAAATTGAATCACCAAATTTCAATATTTTAGGTGCAACTTTTCCTGCAACTTTTTCTAAAACCAAACGTTCTTGTTCTTTTGAATAATCATCATAAGTTTTTACAACAAAATCCGAAATGTCAGGTAAATTATGATCTGAAACCAATAGAGGAATTCTTGTGCTCCCCCTTGCAATTTCACCTTTACTATCGCGAATAAAATCAATTCTTGCTTGAGCCACACCCATTTCTCTTAAAAAATTATGAACTGCAACAAAATAATCATCAT includes:
- a CDS encoding ABC transporter ATP-binding protein, giving the protein MVKSKKRNTNEVLLKLDSVSKIYQMGEFQVPALKSVSLEIKKGEFVAIIGASGSGKSTMMNLIGCLDIPTKGLINLKNQNITKLSESNLATLRGKTIGFIFQQYNLIQSMTAFENVMLPLEFLEYEDSIAAKKTRDILKLVGLSDKAHHLPSQLSGGQQQRVSIARSLVGDPEIILADEPTGALDSKTGKEILELLKKLWKEEQKTIILVTHDMNLAKYAHKIVELKDGEIIKIHNREVKK
- a CDS encoding rubrerythrin family protein, coding for MSKTEENLKAAFAGESQARNKYTYFAKIARKEGYHYIAKIFEETAMNEVQHAKDEFKLLNGINSTKENLKAAIEGEDYETDEMYPTFAKEAEEEGNMDAAALFRSIAKVEKEHSNRYKRLLTLLENDSVFKRSEPINWKCSKCGFVHNGTEPPNVCPACKHPKEYYEPEDF
- a CDS encoding radical SAM protein translates to MKIYPNVTESDKEIQSSFIPRPADWTLTLDDLEERVDGIRALKHMDIEFAPNDLIDTGFSQYPCEHNCPRCFNKDEVYSDSKKLLKHDEVLFVLKDAQEIGLESVKFLGPGEFLENPEMFLILDKLSEMGLNISIFTKGAELADDSLSQKYQGINSRELVERLTSYDIVRIILGCDTFDSELQQRLIGTKIKDYALKRNIAIERLVDAGLTKDLQRLTFVSTGLDPEYVDCAVEVYLWAAKRNIPTITAPSMDSGKGKRLTKQLTSYKGLNNVVNFYVQIYKAAIDNGFMTLNQIRQEGVSPYAASAPCNQVSGGLYLRLNGDVQLCPGRRDASTIYGNTHDTSIREIWVNSPNYKMGPKFNNWCPAKTRILTNSVREKILDELTDQTL
- a CDS encoding ABC transporter permease, with the translated sequence MVLNSQLRSWLTIVGIVIGVAAVIAIVSIGEGMQASLEAQMGSLGGDLLTLTAGNSKGSRMFGHGGGSSSVATATTEKIVISRTDLQALKGIPNIEFIDTQIRGNVDVSYLGKTGTVSLSGVEQKTWSDITTVEINEGRFLDSADQNVIIIGGRLASSFFDHPIGINKMLTIENSAFRVVGIIDDSSTNIYLPIQMAYQVLENKEQDIYDSIIMKVKDEDQLDFTIAKIEKKLMTVRHVNNKTKDFTISSSKQLMETRSEMMNSMNLFLLAIAAVSLIVGAVGIANTMFTSVLEKTKEIGIMKAIGAKNRDILFIFILNAALIGLVGGILGIFFGIILSEAMNMMIGASMRMLKGGTIVSLNSIIMAISVSVSVGLIAGIIPAYKASKLKPVDALRYE